One window of Quercus robur chromosome 5, dhQueRobu3.1, whole genome shotgun sequence genomic DNA carries:
- the LOC126724970 gene encoding G-type lectin S-receptor-like serine/threonine-protein kinase At1g11330 isoform X2, which produces MKLSTSSKKDQRLQLTSWKSPSDPSIGSFSSGIDPPKIPEAFVWKEGRPYWRSGLWNGQVFIGMPNWNSGYYTGFKFIDDTNGTVFETFTGLDMLHLSKIVLDWQGNVVHTYWDDGKEDWEVVHKNPEDECDVYGTCGAFGSCDLLSSPICSCLRGFEPKIIKEWNRGNWTSGCVRRTPLQCERTNNSIEEGKADGFLKLETIKVPDFAELALDVNIEDCRKQCLENCSCVAYGYYTGIGCLSWSGNLIDLRHFSVGGSDIYIRLANLEFEEERNLRVLIAITVTIGVIAIASTTFFFWRWMAKKKRAMKSKSNESLLFDYLNDVKLQDLPIFNLEELATATNNFDMANKLGQGGFGPVYRGKLHNGQEIAVKRLCRASGQGLEEFMNEVALITKLQHRNLVRLLGCCIEGEEKMLIYEYMPNKSLDAILFDPVHQKLLNWRKRFYIIEGICRGLLYLHRDSRLKIIHRDLKASNILLDQELNPKISDFGMARIFGGNEDQVKTKRVVGTYGYMSPEYAMRGMFSEKSDVFSFGVLLLEIVSGKRNTSICDEEQYSGLAGLAWKLWKDDNIMALVDPTIWDPCFQMDISKCIHVGLLCVQELARDRPNVSTVISMLKSEILDLPTPKQPAFMERQIASNIELTQRGQIRFSICNATISTISGR; this is translated from the exons ATGAAACTTAGTACTAGTTCAAAGAAAGATCAGAGACTACAGTTGACATCATGGAAAAGCCCTTCTGATCCATCCATTGGTAGCTTCTCCTCAGGCATTGATCCACCAAAAATTCCTGAAGCTTTTGTTTGGAAAGAGGGTCGCCCATATTGGCGGTCTGGTCTATGGAACGGTCAGGTCTTTATTGGAATGCCAAACTGGAATTCAGGATATTATACTGGATTTAAATTCATTGATGACACAAACGGGActgtttttgaaacttttaCTGGTTTGGACATGTTACATTTGTCAAAAATTGTTTTGGATTGGCAAGGAAATGTAGTGCATACATATTGGGATGATGGGAAAGAGGATTGGGAG GTTGTGCATAAAAATCCAGAAGATGAGTGCGATGTTTATGGCacatgtggtgcatttggaagCTGTGATTTACTGAGTTCACCAATCTGCAGTTGTCTGAGAGGGTTTGAGCCGAAGATTATTAAGGAATGGAATAGAGGAAATTGGACTAGTGGATGTGTCAGGAGGACACCATTGCAGTGTGAAAGAACGAACAATAGtattgaagaaggaaaagcagATGGGTTTTTAAAACTGGAGACGATCAAAGTGCCAGACTTTGCAGAGTTGGCACTAGATGTGAATATAGAAGATTGTCGAAAGCAGTGTTTGGAGAATTGTTCTTGTGTAGCTTATGGATATTATACTGGCATTGGTTGTTTGTCATGGAGTGGAAACCTAATTGACCTACGACATTTCTCTGTTGGAGGATCAGATATATATATTCGTTTGGCCAATTTAGAATTCG AAGAGGAGAGAAATTTGAGAGTACTCATCGCAATTACAGTGACTATTGGAGTGATTGCTATAGCCAGCACAACTTTCTTCTTCTGGAGGTGGATGGCTAAGAAAAAGAGAG CTATGAAAAGTAAAAGCAATGAGAGTTTACTGTTTGACTACCTAAACGATGTGAAACTCCAAGATCTACCAATCTTTAATTTGGAAGAATTGGCAACAGCAACAAACAACTTCGATATGGCTAATAAGCTTGGACAAGGTGGCTTCGGTCCAGTCTATAGG GGTAAATTGCATAATGGACAAGAAATAGCAGTGAAGAGATTGTGTAGAGCCTCTGGACAAGGACTGGAAGAATTTATGAATGAGGTGGCATTGATTACTAAACTCCAACATCGGAATCTTGTTAGACTTCTCGGTTGCTGCATTGAGGGAGAAGAGAAGATGTTAATCTATGAATATATGCCAAACAAAAGTTTGGATGCAATTCTTTTTG ATCCGGTCCACCAAAAACTCCTTAATTGGAGGAAACGGTTCTACATTATTGAAGGAATTTGTCGAGGGTTGCTCTACCTTCACAGGGACTCTAGACTAAAGATTATTCATAGAGATCTAAAGGCATCTAACATTTTGTTAGATCAAGAGCTTAATCCAAAAATATCGGATTTTGGTATGGCTAGAATATTTGGAGGCAATGAAGATCAAGTAAAAACTAAAAGGGTCGTCGGGACATA TGGTTATATGTCTCCTGAATATGCAATGCGAGGGATGTTTTCAGAGAAATCAGATGTCTTCAGCTTTGGCGTGTTATTACTAGAGATTGTTAGTGGGAAAAGAAACACTAGCATTTGCGATGAGGAGCAATATTCGGGCCTCGCTGGATTG GCATGGAAATTGTGGAAAGATGACAACATAATGGCTTTGGTAGACCCAACAATATGGGATCCATGCTTTCAAATGGACATTTCAAAATGTATACATGTCGGACTACTGTGCGTGCAAGAATTGGCAAGAGATAGGCCAAATGTGTCTACTGTTATTTCAATGCTTAAGAGTGAGATTTTGGATCTGCCTACTCCAAAGCAACCTGCCTTCATGGAAAGGCAGATTGCTTCAAATATAGAGCTTACTCAACGGGGTCAAATAAGATTCTCCATTTGTAATGCCACTATTTCAACAATTAGTGGTCGatga
- the LOC126724970 gene encoding G-type lectin S-receptor-like serine/threonine-protein kinase SD1-13 isoform X1 produces the protein MGLLSKTNLLLLPVLCCFCLYLTVAIDTIRSSQSINDSEYIISKGSVFKLGFFSPENSTNRYLGIWYNNISVFTVIWVANREKPLKDSSGVLTISEDGNLVVLNGQAEILWSSNVSNSVTNSSATLGDFGNLVLRVDTTGLVLWESFQHPSDTILSRMKLSTSSKKDQRLQLTSWKSPSDPSIGSFSSGIDPPKIPEAFVWKEGRPFWRSGPWNGQVFIGMPNWNPGYYTGFTFIDDTNGTVFRTFTGLDMLHLSKIVLDWQGNVVHTYWDDGKEDWEVVHKNPEDECDVYGTCGAFGSCDLLSSPICSCLRGFEPKIIKEWNRGNWTSGCVRRTPLQCERTNNSIEEGKADGFLKLETIKVPDFAELALDVNIEDCRKQCLENCSCVAYGYYTGIGCLSWSGNLIDLRHFSVGGSDIYIRLANLEFEEERNLRVLIAITVTIGVIAIASTTFFFWRWMAKKKRAMKSKSNESLLFDYLNDVKLQDLPIFNLEELATATNNFDMANKLGQGGFGPVYRGKLHNGQEIAVKRLCRASGQGLEEFMNEVALITKLQHRNLVRLLGCCIEGEEKMLIYEYMPNKSLDAILFDPVHQKLLNWRKRFYIIEGICRGLLYLHRDSRLKIIHRDLKASNILLDQELNPKISDFGMARIFGGNEDQVKTKRVVGTYGYMSPEYAMRGMFSEKSDVFSFGVLLLEIVSGKRNTSICDEEQYSGLAGLAWKLWKDDNIMALVDPTIWDPCFQMDISKCIHVGLLCVQELARDRPNVSTVISMLKSEILDLPTPKQPAFMERQIASNIELTQRGQIRFSICNATISTISGR, from the exons ATGGGACTTCTTAGCAAGACAAACCTGTTGCTGTTGCCTGTCCTTTGCTGCTTCTGTTTATACTTAACCGTCGCCATTGACACCATTAGATCATCTCAATCCATCAACGACTCTGAATACATAATTTCCAAAGGGAGTGTTTTCAAACTAGGATTCTTCAGCCCTGAAAATTCTACCAATCGCTACCTCGGAATCTGGTATAATAACATTTCTGTATTCACTGTCATCTGGGTAGCTAATAGAGAGAAACCTCTCAAGGATTCTTCTGGGGTTCTTACTATATCTGAGGACGGCAATCTAGTGGTACTAAATGGACAGGCAGAGATTCTTTGGTCATCGAATGTTTCAAATTCTGTAACCAATTCTAGTGCCACTCTTGGGGATTTCGGAAACCTTGTTTTGCGAGTTGATACTACAGGACTGGTACTATGGGAAAGTTTTCAACATCCTTCTGATACCATCTTGTCAAGGATGAAACTTAGTACTAGTTCAAAGAAAGATCAGAGACTACAGCTGACATCATGGAAAAGCCCTTCTGATCCATCCATTGGTAGCTTCTCCTCAGGCATTGATCCACCAAAAATTCCTGAAGCATTTGTTTGGAAAGAGGGTCGCCCATTTTGGCGGTCTGGTCCATGGAACGGTCAGGTCTTTATTGGAATGCCAAACTGGAATCCAGGATATTATACTGGATTTACATTCATTGATGACACAAACGGGACTGTTTTTCGAACTTTTACTGGTTTGGACATGTTACATTTGTCAAAAATTGTTTTGGATTGGCAAGGAAATGTAGTGCATACATATTGGGATGATGGGAAAGAGGATTGGGAGGTTGTGCATAAAAATCCAGAAGATGAGTGCGATGTTTATGGCacatgtggtgcatttggaagCTGTGATTTACTGAGTTCACCAATCTGCAGTTGTCTGAGAGGGTTTGAGCCGAAGATTATTAAGGAATGGAATAGAGGAAATTGGACTAGTGGATGTGTCAGGAGGACACCATTGCAGTGTGAAAGAACGAACAATAGtattgaagaaggaaaagcagATGGGTTTTTAAAACTGGAGACGATCAAAGTGCCAGACTTTGCAGAGTTGGCACTAGATGTGAATATAGAAGATTGTCGAAAGCAGTGTTTGGAGAATTGTTCTTGTGTAGCTTATGGATATTATACTGGCATTGGTTGTTTGTCATGGAGTGGAAACCTAATTGACCTACGACATTTCTCTGTTGGAGGATCAGATATATATATTCGTTTGGCCAATTTAGAATTCG AAGAGGAGAGAAATTTGAGAGTACTCATCGCAATTACAGTGACTATTGGAGTGATTGCTATAGCCAGCACAACTTTCTTCTTCTGGAGGTGGATGGCTAAGAAAAAGAGAG CTATGAAAAGTAAAAGCAATGAGAGTTTACTGTTTGACTACCTAAACGATGTGAAACTCCAAGATCTACCAATCTTTAATTTGGAAGAATTGGCAACAGCAACAAACAACTTCGATATGGCTAATAAGCTTGGACAAGGTGGCTTCGGTCCAGTCTATAGG GGTAAATTGCATAATGGACAAGAAATAGCAGTGAAGAGATTGTGTAGAGCCTCTGGACAAGGACTGGAAGAATTTATGAATGAGGTGGCATTGATTACTAAACTCCAACATCGGAATCTTGTTAGACTTCTCGGTTGCTGCATTGAGGGAGAAGAGAAGATGTTAATCTATGAATATATGCCAAACAAAAGTTTGGATGCAATTCTTTTTG ATCCGGTCCACCAAAAACTCCTTAATTGGAGGAAACGGTTCTACATTATTGAAGGAATTTGTCGAGGGTTGCTCTACCTTCACAGGGACTCTAGACTAAAGATTATTCATAGAGATCTAAAGGCATCTAACATTTTGTTAGATCAAGAGCTTAATCCAAAAATATCGGATTTTGGTATGGCTAGAATATTTGGAGGCAATGAAGATCAAGTAAAAACTAAAAGGGTCGTCGGGACATA TGGTTATATGTCTCCTGAATATGCAATGCGAGGGATGTTTTCAGAGAAATCAGATGTCTTCAGCTTTGGCGTGTTATTACTAGAGATTGTTAGTGGGAAAAGAAACACTAGCATTTGCGATGAGGAGCAATATTCGGGCCTCGCTGGATTG GCATGGAAATTGTGGAAAGATGACAACATAATGGCTTTGGTAGACCCAACAATATGGGATCCATGCTTTCAAATGGACATTTCAAAATGTATACATGTCGGACTACTGTGCGTGCAAGAATTGGCAAGAGATAGGCCAAATGTGTCTACTGTTATTTCAATGCTTAAGAGTGAGATTTTGGATCTGCCTACTCCAAAGCAACCTGCCTTCATGGAAAGGCAGATTGCTTCAAATATAGAGCTTACTCAACGGGGTCAAATAAGATTCTCCATTTGTAATGCCACTATTTCAACAATTAGTGGTCGatga